CCCGAGCTTTACATGCTCACCCTGTGGCTGCATCACGACATCGCCTCCGACGGTGCCGAAGGCCTGCCCACGCCCGCTGACCTGCTGATACCGCTCGCGCCCGCCCCGCCGGGGATCGCCTCGCACCGTCCGCAGCGCATCGCCGACCTGCTTCCCCGGCTGACGCTGCGCCTCACCCCCACCACCCCGCTCCTCGCCGAACCCGCCTGAGCCGACGCGCCGGACCGTTTCCCGCACGGACACCGGCGCCCGCGACCCCGCACGAGCATGCCCCGCGGCCCCTTCCGGCCGCGGGGCGCTCTGTCGCGCTCACCCGGGCGGCCTAGCCCGCGGATACCACTCCCAACCCTCCTGGGAAGGAGTGCAATTGGGAGCAACCGCCCGCATGGGTGACGCGTCCCTATCGAGTGAGTACCGCTGCTGCGAAATCCCTGCGGAATCCCGTCCGTGGGGCAACACTGGGATCGACCGAAGGAAACGGGGGAGCGGCCATGAACACCTCATCGAGCCGCACGACGACGTTCACCACTCCGCAGCGAAAGACAACTTCCATGTGCCAGCACCAACCGCCATGCCCGTCAGCCGACTCCAGCGACCGGGAGGCCGCACACCTTGTGGCGCACCACCCGGAACAGGGCTGGAGCCTGCTCTGCAACGGCGTCCTGCTCTTCGAGGACACCGGTGAGCTGCTGCCCAACGGGCAGGTCATCGCCCCGCACCGAGCACGGGCCACCGCCGCCGCCTGACCCGCGAGCGCGCGGCACGAACGACAGGGCCCCCGGCAGATCTGCCGAGGGCCCTTGATGTTGCCGTGAGTCAGGTGCGGTGACTCAGTTGTCGTACTCGTCCAGCGGCGGGCAGGAGCACACGAGGTTACGGTCGCCGAAGGCACCGTCGATGCGGCGGACCGGCGGCCAGTACTTCTCCGAGGCCTCGACGCCGGCCGGGAAGACCGCCTCCTCGCGGGTGTACGGGTGCGACCAGTCGCCACCGAGCGCGCCCGCGGTGTGCGGGGCGTTGCGCAGCGGGTTGTCGTCCTTGTCCCACTCCCCCGAGCCGACCTTCTCGATCTCCGCGCGGATGGCGATCATCGCGTCGCAGAACCGGTCCAGCTCGCCCAGGTCCTCGCTCTCGGTCGGCTCGATCATCAGCGTGCCGGCCACCGGGAAGGACATCGTCGGCGCGTGGAAGCCGTAGT
This Streptomyces decoyicus DNA region includes the following protein-coding sequences:
- a CDS encoding DUF5999 family protein, translating into MCQHQPPCPSADSSDREAAHLVAHHPEQGWSLLCNGVLLFEDTGELLPNGQVIAPHRARATAAA